A portion of the Rhodococcus pseudokoreensis genome contains these proteins:
- a CDS encoding DUF3060 domain-containing protein gives MGVTRQSVAVAVLMSAAVALAGCGGGSTGGGGTSTVSGSAVELNSGGDCAGRDVIVNRDGAGVVLEGECGTVTIEANGVSATVATSNAVVVRGQDTNVVGGQTGTLTIAGRSNSATIDVVESIELQGNAVTVLGKQAERISVTGSGNSLNVDDSGAMTVSGHDNFVRAVSLDSLELTGSNNSVDWDSGASAPAVDTGSENRLTPPGA, from the coding sequence ATGGGTGTCACCCGGCAGTCGGTCGCCGTCGCCGTGCTGATGTCCGCCGCCGTGGCCCTCGCGGGCTGCGGCGGCGGGAGCACCGGTGGCGGCGGCACCTCGACGGTCTCCGGCTCTGCGGTGGAACTGAACTCGGGCGGTGACTGCGCGGGCCGCGACGTGATCGTCAACCGGGACGGTGCCGGGGTCGTCCTCGAGGGCGAATGCGGCACCGTGACCATCGAGGCCAACGGCGTCTCGGCGACTGTCGCCACGTCGAACGCGGTCGTCGTGCGCGGTCAGGACACCAACGTCGTCGGCGGACAGACCGGAACGCTCACCATTGCGGGGCGCAGCAACAGTGCCACCATCGACGTCGTCGAATCGATCGAGTTGCAGGGCAACGCCGTGACCGTGCTCGGCAAGCAGGCGGAGCGGATCTCGGTCACCGGAAGCGGAAACTCTCTGAATGTCGACGATTCCGGTGCGATGACGGTGAGCGGCCACGACAACTTCGTGCGCGCGGTGTCCCTCGACTCGCTCGAGCTGACCGGTTCCAACAACTCCGTCGACTGGGATTCCGGTGCGTCGGCCCCGGCGGTCGACACCGGCTCCGAGAACCGGCTCACCCCGCCCGGAGC
- a CDS encoding beta-ketoacyl-ACP synthase III produces MGKQIATVAGGRQSALLGLGVYRPERVVTNDEICELIDSNDEWIQSRSGIRNRRFAAEDENVVTMSIEAGRKAIEASGIDPEQIGVVIVATSTYLLLTPPAAALVADALGTNGPGAFDLGGGCAGFCTALTVASDLVRGGSVDYALVVGVEKMSITTDPTDRSTRFIFGDGAGAVVVGKSDVAGIGPVEWGSDGSQADAIVQDLDWYEYITTPGATRPYIKMAGTAVFRWAAFEMGKVALRAVEKAGLSVDDLDAFVPHQANSRITEVIARSMKLPEGVPVSDDIAESGNTSAASVPLAMEEMLQSGATKPGDTALLLAFGAGLSYAAQVVTMPALAKN; encoded by the coding sequence ATGGGAAAGCAGATTGCCACCGTGGCTGGAGGTCGGCAGTCCGCCCTTCTCGGGCTCGGCGTGTACCGGCCCGAACGGGTCGTCACCAACGACGAGATCTGTGAACTGATCGACTCGAACGACGAGTGGATCCAGTCGCGCTCGGGCATCCGCAACCGGCGGTTCGCGGCGGAGGACGAGAACGTCGTCACGATGTCCATCGAGGCGGGGCGCAAGGCGATCGAGGCGAGCGGGATCGACCCCGAGCAGATCGGGGTCGTCATCGTCGCCACGTCGACGTACCTGCTGCTGACGCCGCCCGCTGCCGCGCTGGTGGCCGACGCCTTGGGCACCAACGGCCCCGGAGCGTTCGACCTCGGCGGTGGATGCGCGGGCTTCTGCACCGCGCTGACGGTGGCGTCCGATCTGGTTCGCGGCGGATCCGTCGACTACGCCCTCGTGGTGGGTGTCGAGAAGATGAGCATCACCACCGACCCGACCGACCGCTCGACGCGCTTCATCTTCGGTGACGGCGCCGGGGCCGTGGTCGTCGGCAAGAGCGACGTCGCAGGCATCGGACCGGTGGAGTGGGGTTCGGACGGCTCCCAGGCCGACGCCATCGTGCAGGACCTGGATTGGTACGAATACATCACGACGCCGGGTGCCACGCGTCCGTACATCAAGATGGCAGGCACCGCCGTGTTCCGCTGGGCCGCCTTCGAGATGGGCAAGGTCGCGCTGCGGGCGGTCGAGAAGGCCGGCTTGTCGGTCGACGATCTCGACGCGTTCGTCCCGCACCAGGCGAACTCGCGGATCACCGAGGTGATCGCGCGCAGCATGAAGCTTCCCGAGGGCGTGCCCGTGTCCGACGACATCGCCGAGAGCGGCAACACGTCGGCGGCGTCGGTGCCGCTCGCCATGGAGGAGATGCTGCAGTCCGGCGCCACCAAGCCCGGCGACACCGCCCTGCTGCTCGCGTTCGGTGCCGGGCTGTCCTACGCGGCCCAGGTCGTGACGATGCCGGCGCTCGCGAAGAACTGA
- a CDS encoding DUF4185 domain-containing protein has protein sequence MKRTRALAAASLIGAAVTLIAFAGPAAANPNAINPIPGLNGTNGIPHLTGRTQAVAQQTGMLGPNRTQDSNVLGTDLGIMWDNGQGQVLTAFGDSAGLGLPNLLSGSLWAWRSSTLFRSSDGILSDGMNFDSSPRDIFGQSKELVPSPKIPFVEISRIPTAGVAVGNTQVLSMMSVKNWGPAGTWDTNYSGLVYSQDNGENWTVAPETQRPNIGGNANFQMSAFVKADGFVYQYGTPAGRGGLVHIARVPEPQIMDLGAYEYFDGAKWIKGNPDVAKPIMPGGVGELSVAYNEYLGQYLMLTTDQFNSVVMRRSPSVTGPWGPPEVLVDTRELPTAYGAYIHPWSSGRDLYFLTTVHNNYNVLLMRTTLTP, from the coding sequence GTGAAGCGAACCAGAGCTCTTGCAGCAGCCTCGCTCATCGGCGCGGCAGTGACGTTGATCGCATTCGCGGGCCCGGCTGCCGCGAACCCCAACGCCATCAATCCGATCCCCGGACTCAACGGCACCAACGGGATTCCGCACCTCACCGGTCGCACCCAGGCGGTCGCGCAGCAGACCGGCATGCTCGGTCCCAACCGCACCCAGGACTCCAACGTCCTCGGCACCGACCTCGGCATCATGTGGGACAACGGCCAGGGTCAGGTCCTCACGGCGTTCGGCGACTCCGCCGGGCTCGGACTGCCCAACCTGCTGTCGGGCAGCCTGTGGGCGTGGCGCAGCAGCACCCTTTTCCGCAGCTCGGACGGCATCCTGTCCGACGGGATGAATTTCGACAGTTCGCCCCGCGACATCTTCGGCCAGTCCAAGGAGCTCGTCCCCAGCCCCAAGATCCCGTTCGTCGAGATCAGCCGCATCCCCACCGCAGGCGTCGCCGTCGGCAACACCCAGGTGCTGAGCATGATGTCGGTAAAGAACTGGGGCCCGGCGGGCACATGGGACACCAACTACTCCGGCCTCGTCTACTCGCAGGACAACGGCGAGAACTGGACCGTCGCCCCCGAGACGCAGCGCCCGAACATCGGGGGTAACGCCAACTTCCAGATGAGCGCGTTCGTCAAGGCTGACGGCTTCGTCTACCAATACGGCACGCCTGCCGGGCGCGGCGGACTCGTCCACATCGCCCGCGTCCCGGAACCGCAGATCATGGACCTCGGCGCGTACGAGTACTTCGACGGCGCCAAGTGGATCAAGGGCAACCCCGACGTCGCCAAGCCGATCATGCCGGGCGGCGTCGGCGAATTGTCCGTCGCGTACAACGAATACCTCGGGCAATACCTCATGCTGACCACCGACCAGTTCAACTCCGTGGTCATGCGCCGCTCACCGTCGGTGACCGGACCGTGGGGCCCACCCGAGGTGCTCGTCGACACCCGGGAACTGCCCACCGCGTACGGCGCCTACATTCACCCGTGGTCGTCGGGGCGCGACCTCTACTTCCTCACGACGGTGCACAACAACTACAACGTTCTCCTGATGCGCACCACGCTCACTCCGTAG
- a CDS encoding class I SAM-dependent methyltransferase: MDAAAWDERYSQSELVWGAPPNAVVVEQVTALPRGRALDLACGEGRNAHWLATRGWEVTGLDYSAVALDKARRVAAEAPRSVRERLDYRVADVTESDLGGEYDLVLMIYLHLAPEERLQVVNRAISALKPDGILMILGHDAVNLSQGVGGPQDIEILYTPEDLATALDGRLNVDVAERRFRETDTGTAIDALVVAHRPSLGSPVNDA, from the coding sequence ATGGATGCAGCTGCCTGGGACGAACGGTATTCACAGAGCGAACTGGTGTGGGGCGCGCCACCCAACGCCGTCGTGGTCGAGCAGGTCACCGCGCTCCCCCGCGGTCGCGCACTCGACCTCGCGTGCGGGGAGGGCCGGAACGCACACTGGCTCGCCACCCGCGGCTGGGAGGTGACGGGGCTCGACTACTCGGCCGTCGCCCTCGACAAGGCCCGCCGAGTAGCCGCCGAAGCGCCCCGCTCGGTCCGGGAACGGCTCGACTACCGCGTCGCGGACGTCACCGAGTCGGACCTCGGCGGCGAGTACGACCTGGTGCTCATGATCTACCTCCATCTCGCCCCGGAGGAGCGCCTGCAGGTTGTGAACCGCGCCATATCTGCGCTGAAACCTGATGGAATCCTCATGATTTTGGGGCATGACGCCGTTAACTTGTCGCAGGGAGTCGGGGGGCCTCAGGACATCGAAATCCTGTATACGCCAGAAGATTTGGCGACAGCGCTCGACGGCCGCCTGAACGTGGACGTCGCCGAACGGCGATTCCGCGAGACGGACACCGGAACGGCGATCGACGCGCTCGTCGTCGCACACCGCCCGAGTCTTGGCAGTCCGGTAAATGACGCGTAA
- a CDS encoding acyl-CoA dehydrogenase: MGHYKSNVRDLEFNLFEVLGLEQPLSDGVWGDLDADTVRNMLSEVARLAEGPLGESFADADRNPPVFDPENHTVTLPESFKKSFRALWDAEWYRMGISEEIGGVPVPRSVVWAIGELILGAQPAAHMYQAGPAFADVLFNNGTEEQKKWAATIVERGWGATMVLTEPDAGSDVGAGRTKAIKQDDGSWHIEGVKRFITSADSDDLFENIFHLVLARPEGAGPGTKGLSLFFVPKTHFNFETNELGERNGAFVTNVEHKMGLKVSATCEVTFGGHGIPAQGWLVGEVHNGIAQMFDVIEHARMMVGTKAIATLSTGYLNALDYAKERVQGADLTQMTDKAAPRVTITHHPDVRRALAMQKAYAEGLRAVYLYTAAHQDEATAKLVSGADKDLAFRVNDLLLPIVKGVGSERAYQYLTDSLQTFGGSGFLQDYPIEQYIRDAKIDSLYEGTTAIQAQDFFFRKIARDRGVALAHVAGEVKKFIDTEAGNGRLKAERALLATALEDVQTMAATLTGYLMGAQEQPSELYKVGLGSVRFLMSVGDLLIGWQLLRQSEIAIKALDEGASGKDKAFYEGKVAIASFFAKNVLPELTATRGIVANLDNDIMELDEAAF; encoded by the coding sequence ATGGGCCATTACAAGAGCAACGTCCGCGACCTGGAGTTCAACCTCTTCGAGGTACTCGGTCTCGAGCAGCCGCTGAGTGACGGCGTGTGGGGCGATCTCGACGCCGACACCGTCCGCAACATGCTCAGTGAAGTTGCCCGCCTCGCCGAGGGACCGCTGGGCGAGTCCTTCGCCGACGCCGACCGCAACCCTCCGGTCTTCGACCCCGAGAACCACACCGTCACCCTGCCGGAATCCTTCAAGAAGTCGTTCCGCGCACTGTGGGACGCCGAGTGGTACCGCATGGGAATCTCCGAGGAGATCGGCGGCGTCCCCGTGCCGCGGTCCGTCGTGTGGGCCATCGGTGAGCTGATCCTCGGCGCCCAGCCGGCCGCGCACATGTACCAGGCCGGACCCGCCTTCGCGGACGTCCTGTTCAACAACGGCACCGAAGAGCAGAAGAAGTGGGCCGCCACCATCGTCGAACGCGGCTGGGGCGCCACGATGGTCCTCACCGAGCCCGACGCCGGTTCCGACGTCGGCGCAGGCCGCACCAAGGCCATCAAGCAGGACGACGGCTCCTGGCACATCGAGGGCGTCAAGCGGTTCATCACGTCCGCCGACTCCGACGACCTGTTCGAGAACATCTTCCACCTCGTCCTGGCCCGCCCCGAGGGTGCAGGCCCCGGCACCAAGGGACTGTCGCTGTTCTTCGTCCCGAAGACGCACTTCAACTTCGAGACCAACGAATTGGGCGAGCGCAACGGCGCTTTCGTCACCAACGTCGAGCACAAGATGGGTCTGAAGGTCTCCGCCACGTGTGAGGTCACCTTCGGCGGCCACGGCATTCCGGCCCAGGGCTGGCTCGTCGGCGAGGTCCACAACGGTATTGCGCAGATGTTCGACGTCATCGAGCACGCCCGCATGATGGTCGGCACCAAGGCCATCGCCACCCTCTCCACCGGCTACCTCAACGCCCTCGACTACGCGAAGGAACGCGTCCAGGGCGCCGACCTCACCCAGATGACGGACAAGGCCGCCCCGCGCGTCACCATCACGCACCACCCCGACGTCCGTCGCGCCCTCGCCATGCAGAAGGCGTACGCCGAAGGCCTGCGCGCCGTGTACCTGTACACCGCGGCGCACCAGGACGAGGCCACCGCCAAGCTGGTCTCCGGCGCCGACAAGGACCTCGCGTTCCGCGTCAACGACCTGCTGCTCCCGATCGTCAAGGGTGTCGGCTCCGAGCGGGCCTACCAGTACCTGACGGACAGCCTGCAGACCTTCGGCGGGTCCGGCTTCCTGCAGGACTACCCGATCGAGCAGTACATCCGCGACGCCAAGATCGACTCGCTGTACGAGGGCACCACCGCCATCCAGGCGCAGGACTTCTTCTTCCGCAAGATCGCCCGCGACCGCGGCGTGGCACTTGCCCACGTCGCAGGCGAGGTCAAGAAGTTCATCGACACCGAGGCGGGCAACGGTCGCCTCAAGGCCGAGCGCGCCCTGCTCGCCACCGCCCTCGAGGACGTCCAGACCATGGCCGCCACCCTCACCGGGTACCTCATGGGCGCCCAGGAGCAGCCGTCCGAGCTGTACAAGGTCGGCCTCGGTTCCGTCCGGTTCCTGATGTCCGTCGGCGACCTCCTCATCGGCTGGCAGCTCCTGCGCCAGTCCGAGATCGCGATCAAGGCCCTCGACGAAGGCGCCTCCGGCAAGGACAAGGCGTTCTACGAAGGCAAGGTCGCCATCGCGTCCTTCTTCGCGAAGAACGTGCTGCCCGAGCTGACCGCCACCCGCGGCATCGTCGCCAACCTCGATAACGACATCATGGAGCTCGACGAAGCAGCGTTCTGA
- a CDS encoding VanW family protein produces the protein MNHEDGDNGSTAPERSTPDPSATPDSVEPENTADEPASVADEAALPDGAPTTQPSADDEAPTTQPSADEAPTTQPSADEAPTTQLHLGDLGERSEEQAPLWVEPPANEDVTQVIPAIPPGPVPGPTQAYTTAAEEPTMVAPAAAPQVPPQPEPQPAEPQPAEKPAEKTPARASWVKVAAITGGVIAVIGIAYAADLAVSSGKVPRGVTVAGVDVGGSTREEAEATLQAQVGPRVGQPLTVQAGDVSTELVPSAAGLGVDWEATLDRAHSQPLNPFTRLASFFTTDEIGVVSTRDEAALASAVDGLRSETDRASREGTVVFEGATPVPVDPSTGQNLNGEGAEAALIEKWAFGETVDLPVDVVPVTVTQEGVQRALDDVAVPAASADLVVTGRDGKVATAPRQQIGAIVGFEPDGNGGLKPTYNTEAATGILAPQLVSTEIVPKDAKITLDGGSPTVVPAVVGDLVQWPKTLETLPEVLRGNGSHATPAVYGPIPPALTTEAAQALGVKEVIGEFTTGGFSAASGTNIRLAASEINGALIKPGDTFSLNGYTGPRGTAQGYVESGIINNGRPDTAVGGGVSQVATTLYNAAYFAGMEDVAHTEHSYYISRYPEAREATVFEGAIDLQFRNTGKTGVMIQAIGGASDLTIRFWGTKSVDVESITGNRTKPTQPDTVTLPAGDHCIASSGAPGFTASDTRVISDHASGQEISRDTRTVRYDPVPIVKCEEPGAPKPDERTPAASPAPSAPAENPTTTPKPNGGG, from the coding sequence GTGAACCACGAAGACGGCGACAACGGGAGCACTGCACCCGAACGGTCGACGCCGGACCCTTCCGCGACGCCCGACAGCGTCGAACCCGAGAACACGGCCGACGAGCCTGCTTCGGTAGCGGACGAGGCCGCACTTCCAGACGGCGCCCCGACCACGCAGCCGAGTGCCGACGACGAGGCCCCGACCACACAGCCGAGTGCCGACGAGGCTCCGACCACACAGCCGAGTGCCGACGAGGCTCCGACCACGCAGTTGCACCTCGGTGACCTGGGGGAACGTTCCGAGGAACAGGCCCCGTTGTGGGTGGAGCCGCCGGCGAACGAGGACGTCACACAGGTGATCCCCGCGATTCCGCCGGGTCCCGTTCCCGGCCCTACGCAGGCGTACACAACGGCGGCGGAGGAGCCGACGATGGTGGCCCCGGCTGCCGCGCCGCAGGTCCCGCCGCAACCGGAACCGCAGCCCGCAGAACCACAGCCCGCGGAGAAGCCAGCCGAGAAGACTCCCGCCCGTGCCTCGTGGGTGAAAGTTGCCGCGATCACCGGCGGTGTGATCGCCGTGATCGGCATCGCGTACGCCGCGGACCTCGCGGTGTCCTCGGGGAAGGTCCCGCGCGGGGTGACCGTGGCGGGCGTCGACGTCGGCGGCTCGACCCGCGAGGAGGCGGAGGCCACGTTGCAGGCGCAGGTCGGCCCGCGCGTCGGTCAGCCGCTGACGGTGCAGGCCGGCGACGTTTCGACGGAACTCGTTCCGTCCGCCGCCGGGCTCGGGGTCGACTGGGAGGCCACCCTCGACCGGGCCCATTCGCAGCCGCTCAACCCGTTCACCAGGCTGGCCTCGTTCTTCACCACCGACGAGATCGGGGTGGTGTCGACCCGCGACGAGGCGGCGCTGGCGTCCGCCGTCGACGGTCTTCGCAGTGAGACCGACCGCGCGTCCCGCGAGGGGACCGTCGTGTTCGAGGGCGCGACTCCCGTGCCGGTGGATCCGTCGACCGGGCAGAACCTGAACGGTGAGGGTGCCGAGGCGGCGCTGATCGAGAAGTGGGCGTTCGGCGAAACCGTGGATCTGCCCGTCGACGTCGTGCCCGTGACCGTGACGCAGGAGGGTGTCCAGCGGGCGCTCGACGACGTCGCGGTGCCGGCGGCGTCCGCCGATCTGGTGGTCACCGGTCGTGACGGCAAGGTCGCGACCGCGCCGCGTCAGCAGATCGGCGCCATCGTCGGGTTCGAACCGGACGGCAACGGCGGGTTGAAACCTACGTACAACACCGAGGCTGCGACCGGCATCCTCGCCCCGCAACTCGTGTCGACGGAGATCGTTCCGAAGGATGCGAAGATCACGCTCGACGGGGGTTCGCCCACCGTCGTCCCCGCGGTCGTCGGCGATCTGGTGCAGTGGCCCAAAACGTTGGAGACGCTGCCCGAGGTGTTGCGCGGCAACGGTTCTCACGCAACGCCCGCGGTGTACGGACCGATCCCGCCCGCCCTCACGACGGAGGCCGCGCAGGCGCTCGGTGTGAAGGAAGTGATCGGCGAGTTCACGACCGGCGGTTTCTCGGCGGCGTCGGGGACGAACATCCGGCTCGCGGCCAGCGAGATCAACGGGGCGCTGATCAAGCCGGGCGACACGTTCTCGCTCAACGGGTACACGGGTCCGCGTGGTACCGCGCAGGGCTATGTCGAGTCGGGCATCATCAACAACGGACGCCCGGACACCGCCGTCGGCGGCGGGGTGAGCCAGGTGGCGACGACTCTCTACAACGCCGCGTATTTCGCCGGTATGGAGGATGTCGCGCACACCGAGCACTCGTACTACATCTCGCGGTACCCCGAGGCGCGGGAGGCCACCGTCTTCGAGGGCGCCATCGACCTGCAGTTCCGGAACACCGGAAAGACGGGTGTGATGATCCAGGCCATCGGCGGCGCCTCGGACCTGACCATCCGGTTCTGGGGCACCAAGTCGGTCGACGTCGAGTCGATCACCGGTAACCGCACCAAGCCGACGCAACCCGACACGGTCACCCTGCCCGCCGGTGACCACTGCATCGCCTCCAGCGGCGCACCGGGATTCACCGCCAGCGACACCCGGGTGATCTCCGATCACGCCAGCGGCCAGGAGATCTCCCGGGACACCAGGACCGTCCGCTACGACCCCGTCCCGATCGTGAAGTGCGAGGAACCCGGCGCGCCCAAGCCCGACGAGCGCACCCCGGCCGCTTCGCCGGCCCCGTCCGCTCCGGCGGAGAACCCGACCACCACCCCGAAGCCGAACGGCGGCGGGTAG
- a CDS encoding acetyl-CoA C-acetyltransferase, giving the protein MTSKARTNSTSAAAPKPGGKQQRPVAIVGGNRIPFARSDRKYAQASNQDMFTATLDGLVSRFNLQGEKLGLVAGGAVLKHSRDFNLMRECVLGSALSPYTPAFDLQQACGTGLQSIVAVGDAIAAGRIDAGVGGGVDTTSDAPIGVNDELREFLLSLNRAKSTGDRIKLLGNVRPSMLGIEIPRNGEPRTGMSMGEHAAVTAKEFGVRREDQDALAAASHQNMAAAYDRGFFDDLVTPFLGLTRDDNLRPDSTAEKLAKLKPVFGVKAGDATMTAGNSTPLTDGASAVLLSTDEWAAERKLPVLAHLVDSETAAVDYIHGKDGLLMAPTYAIPRLLARNGLTLQDFDFYEIHEAFASVVLATLQAFESDEYCKERLGLDGALGSIDRSKLNVNGSSLAAGHPFAATGGRIVASLAKMIAEKGSGRGLISICAAGGQGVTAIIEA; this is encoded by the coding sequence GTGACCAGCAAAGCTCGCACCAACTCGACCTCCGCTGCGGCCCCGAAGCCGGGCGGAAAGCAGCAGCGTCCCGTCGCGATCGTCGGCGGAAACCGTATCCCGTTCGCCCGCTCCGACCGCAAGTACGCGCAGGCGTCCAACCAGGACATGTTCACCGCCACCCTCGACGGACTGGTGAGCCGCTTCAACCTCCAGGGCGAGAAGCTGGGCCTGGTCGCAGGCGGCGCCGTCCTCAAGCACAGCCGCGACTTCAACCTGATGCGCGAATGCGTCCTCGGCAGCGCCCTCAGCCCCTACACCCCGGCCTTCGACCTGCAGCAGGCCTGCGGCACCGGGCTGCAGTCGATCGTCGCGGTCGGTGACGCCATCGCGGCCGGCCGGATCGACGCCGGTGTCGGCGGCGGCGTCGACACCACGTCGGACGCCCCGATCGGCGTCAACGACGAACTCCGCGAATTCCTGCTGTCGCTGAACCGCGCGAAGAGCACCGGCGACCGCATCAAGCTGCTCGGCAACGTCCGCCCGTCGATGCTCGGCATCGAGATCCCGCGCAACGGCGAGCCCCGCACCGGCATGTCCATGGGCGAGCACGCCGCCGTCACGGCCAAGGAATTCGGTGTCCGCCGCGAAGACCAGGACGCACTGGCCGCCGCCAGCCACCAGAACATGGCCGCCGCATACGACCGCGGATTCTTCGACGACCTGGTCACCCCGTTCCTCGGCCTCACCCGCGACGACAACCTGCGTCCCGACTCCACCGCCGAGAAGCTGGCCAAGCTGAAGCCGGTCTTCGGGGTGAAGGCGGGCGACGCCACCATGACGGCGGGCAACTCCACCCCGCTCACCGACGGTGCGTCCGCGGTCCTGCTGTCCACGGACGAATGGGCCGCCGAGCGCAAGCTTCCGGTCCTCGCGCACCTCGTCGATTCCGAGACCGCGGCCGTCGACTACATCCACGGCAAGGACGGGCTCCTCATGGCGCCCACGTACGCCATCCCGCGCCTGCTCGCCCGCAACGGCCTCACCCTGCAGGACTTCGACTTCTACGAGATCCACGAGGCGTTCGCGTCCGTCGTGCTCGCGACGTTGCAGGCATTCGAATCCGACGAGTACTGCAAGGAACGCCTCGGCCTCGACGGCGCACTGGGCTCCATCGACCGCAGCAAGCTCAACGTCAACGGCTCTTCGCTGGCGGCAGGCCACCCGTTCGCCGCGACCGGCGGCCGCATCGTCGCCTCGCTCGCCAAGATGATCGCGGAGAAGGGTTCGGGCCGCGGCCTGATCTCCATTTGCGCCGCAGGCGGCCAGGGTGTGACGGCAATCATAGAGGCGTGA
- a CDS encoding 3-oxoacyl-ACP reductase, with product MAASKGAPDLYSQFLSSAPGAFIAAKAGLPRPENLRRYKHGEPALAGPVLIGGKGRLVEPLRELLSDYPAAGAGDDRYGALVFDATGIGSVTELEQLFEFFQPVIRNLAPSARVVVIGTTPEETSGVDEHIAQRALEGFTRSVGKEVKRGATAQLVYVSPTAATGLSGLESTLRFLLSAKSAFVSGQVIRVGSEDSVAPADWDKPLDGKVAIVTGAARGIGATIAEVLSRDGAHVICADIPAAGEALSETANKVGGTSLALDVTADDAADKLAEFVLERHGGADIIVHNAGITRDKTLANMDEGRWNMVIGVNLLAPQRITDVLVAKGALKEGGRVIDVSSIAGIAGNRGQTNYGTSKAGVIGLVQASAPVLAKKKITINAVAPGFIETAMTAAIPFATREAGRRMSSLLQGGETVDVAETVAYFASPASNAVTGQIVRVCGQSLLGA from the coding sequence GTGGCAGCCAGCAAGGGAGCTCCCGACCTCTATTCCCAGTTCCTCTCATCCGCACCCGGTGCGTTCATCGCGGCGAAGGCGGGACTGCCGCGGCCCGAGAACCTGCGGCGATACAAGCACGGCGAGCCGGCGCTCGCCGGCCCGGTCCTGATCGGCGGCAAGGGCCGCCTCGTCGAGCCGCTGCGCGAACTCCTGTCCGACTACCCCGCCGCGGGCGCGGGCGACGACCGGTACGGCGCCCTGGTGTTCGACGCCACAGGCATCGGCTCGGTCACCGAACTCGAGCAGCTGTTCGAGTTCTTCCAGCCGGTGATCCGCAACCTCGCACCGTCCGCGCGCGTCGTCGTCATCGGAACCACCCCCGAGGAGACGTCCGGCGTCGACGAGCACATCGCCCAGCGCGCGCTCGAGGGCTTCACCCGCAGCGTCGGCAAGGAGGTCAAGCGCGGCGCCACCGCTCAGCTCGTCTACGTCTCGCCGACGGCCGCCACCGGACTGTCGGGTCTCGAATCCACGCTGCGCTTCCTGCTGTCGGCCAAGTCCGCGTTCGTCAGCGGCCAGGTCATTCGCGTCGGGTCCGAGGATTCCGTCGCGCCGGCCGACTGGGACAAGCCGCTCGACGGGAAGGTCGCCATCGTCACCGGTGCGGCCCGCGGCATCGGTGCGACCATCGCCGAGGTCCTCTCCCGCGACGGCGCGCACGTCATCTGCGCAGACATCCCGGCCGCCGGTGAGGCGCTGTCCGAGACCGCCAACAAGGTCGGCGGCACCTCCCTCGCCCTGGACGTGACCGCGGACGACGCGGCCGACAAGCTCGCCGAGTTCGTCCTCGAACGGCACGGCGGCGCCGACATCATCGTCCACAACGCAGGCATCACCCGCGACAAGACGCTCGCCAACATGGACGAGGGTCGCTGGAACATGGTGATCGGCGTGAACCTTCTTGCACCGCAGCGCATCACCGACGTCCTCGTCGCCAAGGGTGCGCTGAAGGAAGGCGGCCGCGTGATCGACGTCTCGTCCATCGCCGGCATCGCGGGCAACCGGGGCCAGACCAACTACGGCACCTCCAAGGCCGGCGTCATCGGACTCGTGCAGGCGTCCGCGCCGGTGCTCGCGAAGAAGAAGATCACCATCAACGCCGTCGCCCCCGGTTTCATCGAGACGGCGATGACGGCGGCGATCCCCTTCGCCACGCGAGAGGCCGGACGTCGCATGAGTTCGCTGCTGCAGGGCGGCGAGACCGTCGACGTCGCCGAGACGGTCGCGTACTTCGCGAGCCCCGCGTCCAACGCCGTCACCGGCCAGATCGTCCGCGTCTGCGGCCAGAGCCTGCTGGGCGCCTGA